One window from the genome of Spirochaetales bacterium encodes:
- the trxA gene encoding thioredoxin gives MADKNLPKSFEELIRTSGKPVLVDFYADWCGPCKMVSPVIQRIAKEYSGKLLTIKIDIDRKKDIALHYGINSVPTIMMFFQGKELMRLQGARPYDSIKSNIELFWPE, from the coding sequence ATGGCAGATAAAAATCTACCGAAATCATTCGAAGAACTGATCCGTACATCGGGAAAACCCGTACTGGTCGATTTCTATGCGGACTGGTGCGGCCCGTGTAAAATGGTCTCGCCTGTCATACAACGAATAGCAAAAGAGTATTCGGGAAAACTCCTGACGATAAAAATCGATATCGACAGAAAGAAGGATATCGCATTACACTACGGCATCAACAGTGTTCCGACAATCATGATGTTTTTCCAGGGAAAAGAACTTATGCGCCTGCAGGGGGCGCGCCCCTATGATTCGATCAAATCGAATATCGAGCTTTTCTGGCCCGAATAA